From Pirellulales bacterium:
CAACTTCGAGCTAGTGCGTCGGCCAAGTTGACGGGACCGTGGCCCACTCCCGTGCGTCGATAAATCGCACAGCGTAGAGCGTCGGGTTGATGCAGGTAACCCAAACAATCCACGGCCGCGTGCGGGTTTACGCCCGCGTCAAGAATTGCCGCCGCAGTGACAATTTTGAAAACCGATCCGGGCGGTAAGGCCATTTGAATCGTGCGATCGAGCATCGGTTTAGCCGGGTCACTCAAACAATTGCGAATGCGCGCTGAATCGCGCCGCGCAAAAACAGTGGGATCATATCGTGGCGCAGTTGCGGCAACCAACACATCGCCAGAATGCACATCGAGCACGACCGCGGCCCCACCTGCCGAGCGGTCGAGTTGCTGATTTTCACTCGGCAGGCGATGCCGCAGCGATTCGTCGAGCAGTTGCTCCGCTGCACGTTGAACGCGTGAATCAATCGTGAGCATGACATCGTTGCCAGCCGCCGCCGCTCGAATCTGCGATGACGCCTTGAGGCGACCCAACGGATCGAGTTGATCAACAATCAAACCAGGCCTGGCGCGCAATTCATGTTCAAATTGCCGCTCGATGCCGGATTTTCCAATGAATACAGGCTCTGATGTATCGGACGATTGCCGATCGACTTCCTCAGGCTCGCCAACAATACCTACTGTTTGCCCAGCTAGGCTACCGGCCGGATATGTCCTGCGATACAAATTGATCAGTTTCACACCCGGAAAAAGTTGTGGGCTTTGTTCGATTTCAGCAGCGACTTCCAACGGCAAATCTTCGAGTACGACGTGCTCGGAAACCTGTTCAATGACGGTTATCGGTACGACCGGCGGCGGATCGCCGAGCTTAAACAACGCAGCGGCGACGGTACCGACAACGGTTTGAACCCAAGAACTTTGCTCGTCGCGGAAATCTTCTGCACGCCAGTCTTGCAGCTCTGTCGATTTAGCTCGCCTTGCGTTGACGATGTCGGCAATCGCCTGGACTCGCAGTTGTATTCTCTCCACACGACGCTGCCATTGAGAGGCATCGATGCCTCCGATGCTCATAAGGCGTCTCGCGAGCTGTTGCCGTTGTTGCAGCACAACCGCTTGCTCTGTCACAACTCGCCGAGGGTCGCTCCGCTCGCGTGCGGTCAATCGAGAGCGAGCCGTTTGCCGCAACCAGCGAGAATTAGCCGGCTCTTCCAACCAGCGGTAATTTACCGCGAGGGAGATTGTCCCCTCATCCGTCGCCAGCACCGTGCCATCGCGAGCCAAAATCCGGCCGCGAATAGCCGGAATCTGCTGCTGGCGAATCATCGGCTCAGCACCGACGTGGCGGTATTCGTCTCCATTGCGCACTTCCAGCGCGATCAGCCTCCCGAAAATCGTCAACGAAAGTGTCGTAAATGCAACCAGCAGCCAGCGCTGTCTGGCATGAAATGTGGACGGCGATAGTCCAAAGGCAGAATTCACGGCGTCGGCGCCACGAGAGGCGTAGGCTTGCGTTGCGGAGTGACCCAGCGCACCAACATCAGAACGGGAATCGCGATCCCCGACGTATATAGACCGACGAGTGCCGCATGCTCGACAATCGCTGTAAATGGAATTTCAATGCTGCCAGCGAGCCGAAGGCCAATACCTTGCAGCCCACACGCGGTCATCGTACCCAGGGAGATCACGACTAGTTGGGAAATCGATCCGTCCAGATGCAAATGGCGGCGAAAAAATATTATGCTGTAGCCGACGAGTGCAAACGCCGCCATGCCGATTCCCAGTGGCGCTGATGAATTCAGGTCGCCAACCAACCCCACAAACGCCGTCACGACAAACGCATAACGGCCTCGTGCGACGGCCAGCCATGCAAATACAACCAGTGCCAGCAAATCGGGCACGATACCGCGAATTTCCCAGTGTGTCGAAAGCCAAACGTCGGCTAATGCGGCCAGATACACAAGGGGAATTAGAAATAGGACAGGCATACTTATTGGCTCCCCGCTTCACGGAGATAGGCGGGTTGGATTCAATTCGAATTGCAGAATCGCAACCCGCGCCGGTGCTGCGCTCGAAGTGACGGCTGGCTCGACCCAAATTTCCCAATGAGCCGCTCCTGGCTTGCGTTCGAGCTTCGTCACCCGTCCGTAAAGCAGCGGCGAATCAAGTACGCCGTCATCAGCCGTGAAAACTAGGTCGCCGACAGTGACTGGCTCGGTCGTTTCTACCTGTTCCAATTTACAATATTGCTGTCCGGTACCGACGAGTATTCCGCGGGCGGAGAATTGCAGGCGGCCGTTTTGCAGCGACGCCAATTGCGCCAAATCGCGATAGCCGGCGTCATTGGTTCGTTGCAGGGTGCTCGTATGCGGGCCGACCGCGGCAATGCGGCCCCAAATGCGTCGGCCCGACAGTACCAAACGATTGGGTTTGATGCCTGCATCGGCCCCTCGATCGACGACCTGGCTCAGGTCGATCGCCTCGTCGGCATCAACAACGAGCGCCTTCGGTTGAACTGATTTTAATTTGCCGAGATCCAAGATTTCTCGGTCAACAAGAAATGCCTTCGCTTGACGCCCCAAGACTCGTGCTGAAACCGAACGGGCAACCACCAGCGGCGTTGCCTCATTGGTGGTGACATGTCCTGCCAAGGTTACATCGCCTTGAGGTAAGTTGAATGGTGGCGATAGGGCCTGGCGGTTACGCTCGATGAGGAGATCCAATTCGAGGCGACGAACTCGTTCGGATAACGCGGCGATTCGCGGCGCCGAAGGGTTAGAGTTGTTGGCAACCGCATCGCGTACCTTGTCGCGCGCCGCCAGCAGCCAATCCCTTCCGGCGGCCAAGACTAGTTCGCCGGGCCGCAAGGTTTCTCGCCAAGCGTTGCGCAATGGTTGCGTTTTCGCTTCGGGCAATCGTGCAAGCACAACCGAGACGAATACCGTTGCCGCCAGCGCAGTCGCCGGCGCAGTCAGCATCTTTCGAGCGTTTCGCTCAGATCGCTCCATCGCCAATCTCCACGAGATTTCGCCAAGCGTCGAGGCATTCCAGGCAGACGAGTGCGCCTTCGGCGGCGGCTGTCAGCGCATTGGGGGCCACCTGCGCTGCGATGCCGGTGCGCTCTTCAATCCATCGATCCAATCCGCCGAGCAGCGCACCGCCACCGCAAAGGACGACGCCGCGATCGACTAAATCGGCCACGAGATCGGGGCTGCAGCCGTCGAGCACGGCACGGATGCTGTCGAGAATCGCTTCGAGCGGATCGGCAAGCGCATCGCGGATTTCTGCCTGAGTCAGCGGAAGTCGTTTCGGTAGGCTGGTGGCAATGTCGACGCCGCGAACGTCTACCGATCGGCGAGATGAAGATTCAGGCATTGTCGACGCGCTGCCCAACTCTTGTCGCAATTCCTCGGCCGTCGAATTGCCGATTCGCAATCCGTGGTTGCGCCGAAGCCAATCGACGATTGCGCTGTCCATTTGATCGCCGCCGACGCGAATCGTCCGCTGCGCCACCACATCGCCCATGCTGAACACCGCCACTTCCGTTGCGCCGGCGCCGATATCGACGATCATTCCGGCCACCGGCTCAGCAATTGGCAGTCCAGCACCGAGCGCCGCTGCGTGAGCCACGCCGAGCAGCATGACTTGCCCCATGCCGGCTCGATGGGCGCTGCGATAAATCGCCTGCTTTTCAACCTGGGTTAAACAGCCGGATGCCGTGATTAAGACTCGCGGCCGCAGCCCGTACCTCGTTGGCCGGGCTTTGTTCAAAAAGTACCGCAACATCGTCTCGCACAAGTCGACGTCGGCAATCACGCCGGCACTGAGCGGGCGAACCACGCTTACCGAATCGGGAGTGCGACCTTGCATCTGCCTCGCAAGATGGCCGACCACTCCGTTGCGAGAGATCGCACGATTGGCCGACCGCGAAACAGCCACGACCGACGGCTCATCGACTACGACTCCTTCGCCGGGCAGTGCGATGCGCGTTGATGCCGTGCCAAGATCGATGGCCAAATCGCGACGCAGCAGTGCAGAGAAATTCCGGAGCATCCTTGCTCACAATATGTGGAAAGTAGTGACTAGATTACTGGACGCCTGGTACTGGTCGTGTTATGCAGTGTCGTGTTGCCGATACCGCTATGCCCAAGCCCATTCGGCTTCTGAACCCTGCCCTCTGAACTCCGAACCCTTCAACATCGCTCCCGCTCCAGAATCGGGCGCAGGACTTGGTGCTTGCGGCACCGATGAAACTCGCGCGTCCGACGAAACGCTGGGGCTACCACCGTACGATTGCAGCTCCAAAAACAAGAACAGGCACCCGATGGCCAGTGCCACAACGGCCACGAGCAACATCCCGGTGTACATATTTGGCGGCTGCTTGCGGACAGCCGCTACTCGGCCTGGTTCGGCGTTATAGTCGGCTAGTGACATTGTCCCCTCGCAGAATCGGAAATTGTTGGAATTCGGTTTCGATCGCGGCCACTGCCGAGTCTGGGCGACTTTCGACAACCCGCACACGGCCGACATACTTCCCGCTGCGATAGATATCGAGATTTTGGCCTTTGCGAACGCCGTCGTCCTCGCCGATCGAAAGCTGCACGCGGCTGCGCGAAACTTCCGTGATCTTGCCCTCGACAGGAATGTTCTGGGCAATTTCCGGATCTTGGAGCGTAGCGCCAAATTTTGTCAGCAGGCGCTTCGCCTTGCCAACATCGGTAGCAAGCTGTTGATTGCGCTCGGTCAACTGCTCCAATTGGAAAGTGGCCTGTGTCAGTTTGTCGGTTAGCTCGGTGGCCCGCTTGATCTGCTTGTCGGTTTCATTATGTGCCGCGGCAATATCAGTGCGCAGTTGTTTTACCTCGTCAGTGGCCTTGGAGAGGTTGTCTTGAGTTGCCTTCAAGTCGGTCGAAGCTTTGGTCAAATTGGAACGAAGATCGGTGTTTTCTTTTTCGTAATTCTGGTTTTCGCCGCTTAGCAAGCTGATGGTCGCTTCGGCCTTTGCCAGCGATTGAATCTTGGCGGCCTTCTCTTGTTGGAATTGCAGCGACAACTGCCTGATTTCTTCGTTCAGCCGCGCCTGTAATTCGCGAGCCTGTGTCAACTGATACTTCCAGCCCACTTGCTCGTTGCCGCGGACTTCTGCGGGTGTCCGCAGAATTTC
This genomic window contains:
- the mreD gene encoding rod shape-determining protein MreD is translated as MPVLFLIPLVYLAALADVWLSTHWEIRGIVPDLLALVVFAWLAVARGRYAFVVTAFVGLVGDLNSSAPLGIGMAAFALVGYSIIFFRRHLHLDGSISQLVVISLGTMTACGLQGIGLRLAGSIEIPFTAIVEHAALVGLYTSGIAIPVLMLVRWVTPQRKPTPLVAPTP
- a CDS encoding rod shape-determining protein, with translation MLRNFSALLRRDLAIDLGTASTRIALPGEGVVVDEPSVVAVSRSANRAISRNGVVGHLARQMQGRTPDSVSVVRPLSAGVIADVDLCETMLRYFLNKARPTRYGLRPRVLITASGCLTQVEKQAIYRSAHRAGMGQVMLLGVAHAAALGAGLPIAEPVAGMIVDIGAGATEVAVFSMGDVVAQRTIRVGGDQMDSAIVDWLRRNHGLRIGNSTAEELRQELGSASTMPESSSRRSVDVRGVDIATSLPKRLPLTQAEIRDALADPLEAILDSIRAVLDGCSPDLVADLVDRGVVLCGGGALLGGLDRWIEERTGIAAQVAPNALTAAAEGALVCLECLDAWRNLVEIGDGAI
- a CDS encoding rod shape-determining protein MreC gives rise to the protein MERSERNARKMLTAPATALAATVFVSVVLARLPEAKTQPLRNAWRETLRPGELVLAAGRDWLLAARDKVRDAVANNSNPSAPRIAALSERVRRLELDLLIERNRQALSPPFNLPQGDVTLAGHVTTNEATPLVVARSVSARVLGRQAKAFLVDREILDLGKLKSVQPKALVVDADEAIDLSQVVDRGADAGIKPNRLVLSGRRIWGRIAAVGPHTSTLQRTNDAGYRDLAQLASLQNGRLQFSARGILVGTGQQYCKLEQVETTEPVTVGDLVFTADDGVLDSPLLYGRVTKLERKPGAAHWEIWVEPAVTSSAAPARVAILQFELNPTRLSP